From one Pirellulales bacterium genomic stretch:
- a CDS encoding cbb3-type cytochrome c oxidase subunit II, with translation MFETKGGVLLIGGLGFFLFAFVSNALVPIFMYQDLPEQTLAELPNANLMYEFEDLSKRFPESFTEHFGEPTKENCAEALRLGREIYIGEGCWHCHSQFVRPVSNESRRWGPVSKTEEYQNVLQRPVMFGTRRVGPDLSREGGRHSNDWHATHFFRPQSVSTDSPMPLYPWFFDGAPNKPNKRGLAIMTYVQWLGSWLESYPYYEAYVPVDKMEASP, from the coding sequence ATGTTTGAAACCAAAGGTGGCGTGCTGTTGATTGGCGGATTGGGATTTTTCCTGTTCGCCTTCGTCTCGAATGCGCTGGTGCCGATTTTCATGTATCAGGACCTGCCTGAGCAGACGCTCGCCGAGCTGCCGAACGCGAACTTGATGTACGAATTCGAAGATTTGAGCAAGCGCTTTCCGGAATCGTTCACCGAACACTTCGGCGAGCCGACCAAGGAAAACTGTGCCGAGGCCTTGCGGCTGGGCCGCGAGATATACATCGGTGAAGGGTGCTGGCATTGCCACAGCCAGTTCGTCCGACCGGTGTCGAATGAATCACGCCGCTGGGGCCCGGTATCGAAAACCGAGGAATATCAAAATGTGTTGCAACGACCTGTCATGTTCGGCACGCGCCGCGTGGGGCCCGACTTGAGCCGCGAGGGGGGGCGTCACTCGAACGACTGGCATGCCACCCACTTCTTCCGTCCGCAGTCGGTCTCGACCGACTCGCCCATGCCACTCTATCCCTGGTTTTTCGATGGTGCGCCGAATAAGCCGAACAAGCGCGGACTCGCGATCATGACCTACGTCCAATGGCTCGGCTCGTGGCTGGAAAGCTATCCGTACTACGAAGCCTATGTGCCGGTCGACAAAATGGAGGCCTCGCCATGA
- a CDS encoding cation-translocating P-type ATPase → MTDIGLRECCAFCALPLSRGWGARRRDAAVEAEPQYCCYGCALAHTATTSDAPAGAVLTLLTRLGVSIFLTMNVMVFSMDLWSQDVYAGEASLTSALAEPLRDAFRYLCLLLSLPVVWLLGQPLAAGAWQQVRRGRASTDLLMVLGVAAAMTYSAISVVRGSGHVYFEVADVVLVMVTVGRWLDATGKLQTTAALDALEHLLPDRVRVMRGGESTLVSCDEVGRGDCLHVLPGERFAFDCCLRAGTADVDQQVITGESRPVTKGPGDHVYAGCVNLDGDLLITVTAERQDGALARMIELVRAARQAKGFHARLVDRVSAWFLPVVAVLALATFGIHAARAGFEQGLLSGLAVSLIACPCALGLATPMAVWAALGRASHDQVLVRSGDALERLARVRAVALDKTGTLTTGDARVRVLMTGDWVVEEDANRAVPSSESAAAILQRAAILAARSNHPFSIAIAEFARREHADISAATNDQGRVQTLPGRGLTTQLPDVGATWLGNARLMRENGLATPRRLAEAATRAQSDGCSLVWVGWEGRVQGAFILDEQPRPEAVAAIQRLRQLNVHVCMLTGDNASRAKTLAETLDVGFKAELLPGDKLDAIARLQQEWGAVAMVGDGINDSPALAAADVGIAMGCGADVSRQSAGVCLLGNRLDRVPETIALARKTVTIIRQNLFWAFFYNVGGVGLATLGWLNPIWAAVAMVTSSVLVIGNSLRLRGPAMLAAGRPAVAINDDAALQHEAGVTGLDSDVPSADGERPRDGNEMADDSVGLHKEQAA, encoded by the coding sequence ATGACCGACATAGGTCTCCGGGAATGTTGCGCGTTTTGCGCCTTACCCCTGTCGCGCGGATGGGGGGCACGGCGCCGTGACGCGGCCGTCGAAGCCGAGCCGCAATATTGCTGCTACGGCTGCGCGCTGGCGCATACCGCGACCACGTCAGACGCCCCGGCAGGCGCAGTCCTCACACTGCTCACGCGGCTTGGCGTCAGCATCTTTCTGACTATGAACGTCATGGTCTTCAGCATGGACCTTTGGTCGCAAGACGTATATGCCGGCGAAGCATCCTTGACCAGTGCCTTGGCAGAACCGCTGCGCGACGCCTTTCGTTACTTGTGTCTGCTACTTTCCTTGCCCGTGGTGTGGCTACTGGGCCAGCCGCTGGCCGCCGGCGCCTGGCAGCAGGTGCGGCGCGGCCGCGCGAGCACGGATTTGCTGATGGTGCTCGGCGTGGCGGCGGCCATGACGTATTCCGCGATCAGCGTTGTCCGCGGTAGCGGCCACGTCTATTTCGAGGTCGCCGACGTCGTACTCGTCATGGTCACCGTCGGACGTTGGCTGGATGCGACGGGCAAGCTGCAGACCACGGCCGCGCTCGACGCGCTCGAACATCTCTTGCCAGACCGCGTGCGCGTGATGCGCGGTGGCGAATCTACGCTTGTCTCCTGCGACGAGGTCGGCCGCGGAGACTGCCTGCACGTGTTGCCCGGCGAGCGGTTTGCCTTCGACTGTTGCCTGCGCGCCGGCACGGCCGACGTCGACCAACAGGTGATCACCGGCGAAAGCCGTCCCGTCACCAAAGGGCCGGGCGATCACGTGTACGCCGGCTGCGTCAATCTCGATGGGGATTTGCTCATCACGGTCACGGCCGAGCGACAAGACGGCGCTTTGGCGCGAATGATCGAATTAGTCCGCGCCGCGCGGCAGGCCAAGGGATTTCATGCCCGGCTCGTTGATCGGGTCAGCGCCTGGTTTTTACCCGTCGTCGCGGTACTGGCACTGGCCACGTTTGGCATTCATGCGGCGCGCGCCGGTTTTGAGCAAGGTTTGCTGTCCGGACTGGCCGTGTCGTTGATCGCTTGCCCCTGCGCCCTAGGGCTGGCGACGCCGATGGCCGTGTGGGCAGCTTTGGGCCGTGCATCCCATGATCAGGTGTTGGTGCGCAGCGGTGATGCTCTCGAGCGGCTCGCGCGAGTGCGCGCTGTGGCGCTGGACAAAACCGGCACGCTGACGACGGGCGATGCGCGCGTTCGGGTCTTGATGACTGGCGACTGGGTCGTCGAAGAAGACGCCAACCGCGCGGTCCCGTCAAGCGAGTCCGCCGCGGCGATCCTGCAAAGAGCCGCGATTCTGGCCGCACGGTCCAACCATCCTTTTTCGATCGCGATTGCCGAATTCGCTCGGCGCGAACACGCTGACATTTCGGCGGCAACCAATGATCAAGGCCGCGTACAGACTCTCCCAGGGCGCGGCCTCACGACCCAACTGCCTGACGTGGGCGCTACGTGGCTGGGCAATGCGCGGCTGATGCGGGAAAACGGACTCGCGACGCCGCGTCGACTTGCGGAAGCCGCGACGCGCGCCCAATCCGACGGATGCTCGCTGGTGTGGGTCGGCTGGGAGGGTCGCGTGCAGGGCGCTTTTATCTTGGACGAGCAGCCGCGTCCTGAGGCAGTCGCGGCGATTCAAAGGTTACGGCAGCTAAACGTGCATGTCTGTATGTTGACCGGCGACAACGCAAGCCGTGCGAAAACGCTGGCCGAAACGCTCGACGTCGGTTTCAAGGCAGAACTGCTGCCCGGCGACAAGCTCGATGCGATTGCGCGCCTGCAACAGGAATGGGGCGCTGTCGCCATGGTGGGTGATGGCATCAACGATTCACCGGCGCTAGCGGCCGCCGATGTGGGAATCGCGATGGGCTGCGGGGCTGACGTGTCGCGGCAGTCGGCGGGCGTCTGCTTACTGGGTAACCGCCTCGACCGCGTCCCAGAAACGATCGCGCTCGCTCGAAAGACGGTAACGATCATTCGGCAGAATCTCTTCTGGGCTTTTTTCTATAACGTGGGAGGCGTCGGCCTGGCAACGCTCGGTTGGCTGAACCCAATCTGGGCCGCCGTCGCGATGGTCACAAGCAGCGTGCTGGTCATCGGCAATTCATTGCGACTACGCGGTCCGGCCATGCTGGCGGCAGGCCGGCCGGCCGTCGCGATCAACGACGATGCAGCCTTGCAGCACGAAGCAGGCGTGACCGGTCTCGACAGCGACGTTCCATCAGCCGATGGCGAGCGTCCCAGGGATGGCAACGAAATGGCTGACGATTCGGTTGGCCTCCATAAGGAGCAGGCCGCATGA
- a CDS encoding sulfite exporter TauE/SafE family protein produces the protein MIELAMICLGGLLGSGHCVGMCGPIALSVAGPKPHWISNLRRQLIFSCGRIFTYAVVGAMAGYAGMRMSGRVSTLVNLQAILAVLAGVMLIGQGLVSAGFVSWPHSKRLPACLAPGLLGAFLRDQRLGGTLLAGVFTGLLPCGLVYAYVALAASSGTALGGLMRMTAFGAGTVPLLVVVGASGSLLTLTTRERALRIAACFVIAMGVVSLARGAGFLSTPAGEVAAGCPMCR, from the coding sequence ATGATCGAGCTGGCGATGATATGCCTTGGTGGCTTGCTCGGCTCGGGGCACTGCGTGGGCATGTGCGGTCCGATCGCGCTGTCGGTCGCGGGCCCGAAGCCGCATTGGATCAGCAATCTCCGACGGCAACTGATCTTTAGTTGCGGCCGGATTTTCACCTATGCGGTCGTGGGCGCGATGGCTGGATACGCCGGCATGCGAATGTCCGGCCGTGTTTCAACTCTCGTGAACCTGCAGGCGATCTTGGCGGTGCTAGCGGGGGTCATGTTGATCGGCCAGGGACTGGTTTCGGCCGGCTTCGTCTCATGGCCGCACTCTAAGCGGCTGCCAGCCTGCCTTGCGCCAGGACTATTGGGCGCGTTCTTGCGAGACCAGCGGCTCGGGGGGACGCTACTGGCTGGTGTTTTCACCGGACTCCTGCCGTGCGGCCTGGTCTATGCCTACGTGGCACTCGCGGCCAGCTCGGGCACCGCACTAGGAGGCTTGATGCGAATGACCGCCTTCGGCGCCGGCACCGTCCCGCTGCTCGTCGTCGTGGGAGCCAGTGGCTCGCTCTTGACATTGACCACGCGCGAGCGAGCACTGCGCATTGCCGCCTGCTTCGTTATCGCGATGGGCGTCGTTTCCCTGGCGCGCGGCGCTGGCTTCCTCAGCACGCCTGCGGGCGAAGTTGCGGCTGGCTGTCCCATGTGCCGATAG
- a CDS encoding DUF4405 domain-containing protein produces MPMTRTTINFLLDCALFLVFVTIAFCAVVLRFVFPPATSAAQWTLWGASYDDWAQFEFAILCLFTLAVLVHVMLHWTWICGVVSNRLTEWRQTPSRIDEASRTVYGVGLLILVVNIVGVSIAVAALTIQPPPY; encoded by the coding sequence ATGCCCATGACACGTACGACGATTAATTTTTTGCTCGACTGTGCCTTGTTCCTGGTCTTCGTGACGATCGCATTTTGCGCCGTGGTGTTGCGCTTTGTGTTTCCGCCGGCGACGAGCGCCGCGCAATGGACGCTGTGGGGAGCTTCGTACGACGATTGGGCTCAATTTGAATTCGCAATTCTGTGCTTGTTCACGCTGGCGGTGCTCGTCCACGTCATGTTGCACTGGACTTGGATCTGCGGCGTCGTTTCGAATCGGCTGACCGAATGGCGACAAACGCCTTCGCGCATCGACGAAGCGAGCCGCACCGTCTACGGCGTCGGACTGCTGATTCTGGTGGTGAATATTGTGGGCGTTTCGATCGCCGTGGCCGCATTGACGATTCAGCCGCCGCCTTACTAA
- a CDS encoding adenine phosphoribosyltransferase, giving the protein MRLSQNYRSTIHLSGRGLRMMRQTALSEYIRSRHDFPRQGSVFRDITPLLLNSKGFREAVTQMASGFRNISIDAVAAAEPRGFIFAAPLALELDVGFLPVRKPTRVQFSTQAFDYALTDFHEDTLLAYRDNINPSQRILFVDDLLATGASVDSCCRLIEHAGGIVVGCAFLIELTSFGGAERLKRYDTRSLIEYP; this is encoded by the coding sequence ATGCGTTTGTCGCAAAACTACCGTTCAACCATCCACTTGAGTGGAAGAGGCTTGCGAATGATGCGTCAAACCGCACTCAGCGAATACATCCGCTCGCGACACGATTTTCCTCGACAGGGATCCGTCTTTCGCGATATCACGCCGCTGTTACTCAATTCTAAAGGATTCCGCGAGGCCGTTACGCAGATGGCGAGCGGTTTTCGCAACATATCCATCGACGCGGTCGCGGCTGCCGAGCCACGAGGCTTCATCTTTGCGGCGCCACTGGCCTTGGAACTGGATGTAGGCTTCCTACCCGTTCGAAAACCGACTCGTGTCCAATTCAGTACTCAAGCGTTCGACTACGCGCTGACCGATTTCCATGAAGACACTCTATTGGCCTACAGGGATAATATTAACCCATCACAACGGATCCTATTTGTCGATGATCTGTTGGCAACGGGCGCAAGCGTCGACAGTTGCTGTCGGCTCATTGAGCATGCCGGGGGCATTGTTGTGGGCTGCGCATTTCTGATCGAGCTAACAAGTTTCGGCGGGGCAGAGCGACTGAAACGATACGACACACGCAGCCTGATCGAATACCCGTAA
- a CDS encoding sigma-54 dependent transcriptional regulator has product MCLGLHIPSMNIAMLKPTDLLIVDDDPEFRASVVQRFARRGHNVQDAGDGETALALAERRQFDVAVIDMMMPGMSGMELLERLRAQNPESEVIVLTGQGSVESAVRAMKLGAFDYLTKPFPLTELETLIEKAHERRQLRKENQQLQAVLGRNQRVEGDMVGNSRPMQEVYRLIQRAGPTDKAILIQGESGTGKELVAKALHRHSLRADKPLVVINCAALPESLLESELFGHEKGAFTGAAVAKQGLFEMADGGTLFIDEIGELAGSLQAKLLRVLEDGSMRRVGSVKERRVDVRLLAATNRNMAQEVAAGRFREDLYYRINVMSLQLPPLRERSGDVQPLVAKFLGPDWKIADDAIAALCRYRWPGNVRQLINAIDRAKILADPPTIRLQELPAEIAHFADMQVNGDGQAELEEESLAAIQRAHVVEVLARERGNKAKAARALGVNRRSLYRLLEKYNIQ; this is encoded by the coding sequence ATGTGTCTCGGTCTTCACATCCCTTCGATGAATATCGCGATGCTCAAGCCCACCGACCTGCTTATCGTCGATGATGACCCTGAGTTTCGTGCATCTGTCGTGCAGCGATTCGCACGCCGCGGACATAATGTTCAGGACGCCGGTGACGGCGAAACCGCGCTTGCGCTCGCGGAACGCCGGCAATTCGACGTGGCGGTGATCGACATGATGATGCCCGGCATGTCGGGAATGGAATTGCTCGAACGCCTACGTGCTCAAAACCCCGAGAGCGAAGTGATCGTGCTCACCGGCCAAGGGAGCGTGGAATCTGCCGTGCGGGCCATGAAGCTTGGCGCGTTCGACTACCTGACGAAGCCCTTCCCGCTGACGGAATTGGAGACGTTGATTGAAAAGGCACACGAGCGCCGCCAGCTGCGAAAGGAAAACCAGCAACTCCAGGCGGTTCTCGGACGTAATCAACGGGTCGAGGGAGACATGGTCGGCAACTCAAGGCCGATGCAGGAGGTCTATCGCCTGATTCAAAGAGCCGGGCCCACAGACAAAGCCATCTTGATCCAGGGAGAAAGTGGTACTGGCAAGGAACTTGTCGCAAAGGCCTTGCATCGACACAGCCTGCGTGCGGATAAGCCGCTGGTCGTGATCAATTGCGCGGCCCTGCCGGAATCACTTTTGGAAAGCGAGCTGTTTGGACATGAAAAGGGTGCCTTCACCGGCGCTGCCGTGGCCAAGCAAGGCTTGTTCGAAATGGCGGACGGTGGCACGCTCTTTATCGACGAGATCGGCGAGCTCGCCGGCTCTTTGCAAGCCAAGCTGCTACGCGTGCTCGAGGACGGTTCAATGCGGCGAGTCGGCTCTGTGAAGGAGCGGCGAGTCGATGTTCGTTTGCTAGCGGCCACCAACCGGAACATGGCCCAGGAAGTGGCGGCAGGCAGGTTTCGCGAAGATCTGTACTATCGAATCAACGTTATGTCGTTGCAACTGCCCCCGCTACGGGAGCGAAGCGGCGACGTACAACCACTAGTAGCAAAGTTCTTGGGGCCTGATTGGAAAATTGCCGACGACGCGATAGCCGCGCTATGTCGTTATCGTTGGCCGGGTAACGTGCGTCAGCTGATCAACGCGATCGACCGCGCCAAAATACTCGCCGACCCACCGACAATTCGCTTACAGGAACTGCCTGCTGAGATCGCGCACTTTGCCGACATGCAGGTCAATGGCGACGGCCAAGCTGAGCTGGAAGAAGAGAGCCTGGCCGCCATTCAACGGGCGCATGTCGTCGAGGTCTTGGCTCGTGAGCGCGGCAACAAAGCTAAAGCAGCACGCGCATTAGGGGTCAATCGGCGCAGTCTCTATCGGCTGTTGGAAAAATACAATATCCAATGA
- a CDS encoding response regulator, with amino-acid sequence MSLLYVEDDVMTRQAIAGRLRRRGYEVIEAASGEEALGLMSKQPRPAAVILDVDLPGIDGIETYRRLLAIHTGLPAVVCSSKIADGARGPFKALGVPDELLLAKPCEFQRMLTAIQSAVHSDHNGAV; translated from the coding sequence ATGTCACTTCTTTACGTTGAAGACGACGTCATGACCCGCCAGGCGATCGCCGGACGGCTGCGTCGGCGCGGCTACGAGGTGATCGAGGCTGCGTCTGGGGAGGAGGCACTGGGTCTGATGTCCAAGCAGCCGCGCCCCGCCGCAGTTATCCTTGACGTTGACCTGCCGGGAATTGACGGAATTGAGACGTATCGCCGCCTCCTGGCGATACATACTGGCTTGCCCGCCGTAGTCTGCAGCTCAAAAATCGCGGACGGTGCGCGCGGTCCCTTTAAGGCATTGGGCGTGCCCGACGAATTGCTGCTCGCCAAGCCGTGCGAGTTCCAGCGAATGCTGACGGCTATCCAGTCAGCCGTGCATAGCGATCATAATGGAGCGGTGTAG